One region of Anoplopoma fimbria isolate UVic2021 breed Golden Eagle Sablefish chromosome 10, Afim_UVic_2022, whole genome shotgun sequence genomic DNA includes:
- the LOC129097705 gene encoding chitin synthase chs-2-like, translated as MKGDRDMPSRPWDTCREVPIIEDEHTPWKMIKLLKIISLCVVAVFVFGLALCSKASFLLLITLSNEGSKTIPSEMRPVALLCIGCTLISSSVLLLLKSLWKACYKTSKLPRKSTTALVLFFEFLVAMGAAILTIVAMPHLDIVTNVTILNGVAVLSALLQAITQCTAKERNRFLVPSIFAFLLILLGYVLFLFLYITKDPTDTKMIIWVGLATGGTFLMSFNWWENYFRLISENNSSVFLKALCKDVKTCQNMLHILSSLLRIAVTAGVLGAYVPLAKMDWYILTSIPSRETKIIAIITGVQLFSSALCCWFSLVACKMHALRRCFILPLYLASLAVMVLYVVPVIVFYQDYRISLNGTAINFTGYCHEVVDGRNQSLNGSVFPQLVLDVTHSLCFLDMSKINDIGILTGSAVSWWLGLVLATLHLWYLNVYRIQRTQDIFVRRLFEGAFIEQSLLLNTRFDIQTRNRKKNYRPFDTSMVYLCATMWHETYDEMMNIIISIFRLDKYRPKTAPKFDDFTFETHIYFDDAFKIVDGSQGNHLNNYGKDLVEILTEVYGIFTNIDDKFFKKKYQIPEQKIIKTPYGGRLVVTMPHGNLIIVHFKDKTLIRHKKRWSQVMYLYYLLGWKLMTKHYASWNKGEDEAEVKAAVEVNLQKTFREKHNTYILALDGDTDFQPAAVTLLIDRLKMYPRVGAACGRIHPTGSGPAVWFQKFEYAVSHWLQKTAEHVIGCVLCSPGCFSLFRAEALMDDNVMKRYSTKSTEASHYIQYDQGEDRWLCTLLLKQGWRVEYNAASDAYTNAPEDFKELYNQRRRWGPSTMANVIDLLGSTGIISKRNSSMSKPFMFYQLFAITSAILAPATICLLIAGSLTFVLNIDANSALVLAVIPPIIYLGLCFKLKSDTQITIAAFMSIIYAFLMLVVSMSIIGSMVKDNTILTPSSIFVIAMALVYIITAIMHPQEMHLVFHGFLYILCIPSAYLLLTIYSMANMNNVSWGTRETKPTAGAATPDLVVKQTRTQKAKSTFQRFFSWCKCCKKPNQRSGVVQLPVNQENLMTESEQPERGPINTIVGDESILEEQTQAEPNFDAPAQCFVTQLQEMSPDMQLQEDSLDKIEGVSLQEEEAFFIELQEKYLKPLQDDKERQEKIISDLQVLRNKINFAFFIMNALWLVATFTLQLFQASFSIKIPKVNLQLQHTGEFIQIDPISFMFILGFATSVVIQFLTMFYHRITTLIHYVAFLDTEPKAQKLVEEPYLKGKKEKSETSSESIDDTISEVDFESDSESDDVYFGSGDGTMV; from the exons AtgaagggagacagagacatgcCCTC GCGGCCGTGGGATACCTGCCGAGAGGTCCCCATCATTGAAGATGAACACACGCCATGGAAGATGATCAAACTGCTGAAGatcatctctctgtgtgtcgtagccgtgtttgtgtttggactGGCCTTGTGCAGCAAG GCgtcattcctcctcctcatcaccttGTCCAACGAAGGCTCTAAGACCATCCCCAGTGAGATGAGACCCGTCGCTCTGCTTTGTATCGGCTGCACCCTCATCAGTTCCAGCGTTTTACTATTGCTCAAAAGCCTCTGGAAGGCATGCTACAAAACATCAAAGCTGCCGAGGAAGTCGACAACTGCCTTG gTTCTGTTCTTTGAGTTCCTGGTGGCTATGGGTGCAGCCATTCTCACCATCGTTGCAATGCCACACCTGGACATTGTGACCAACGTGACGATACTGAACGGTGTAGCCGTCCTCTCTGCGCTCCTTCAGGCGATCACTCAGTGCACCGCCAAAGAAAGGAACCGCTTCCTGGTGCCATCCATCTTCGCCTTCCTCCTGATTTTGCTCGGTTACGTCCTGTTCCTCTTCCTGTACATCACGAAGGATCCCACTGATACCAAGATGATCATTTGGGTGGGTCTGGCTACTGGCGGGACCTTCCTCATGTCTTTCAACTGGTGGGAGAACTACTTCAGGCTGATCAGTGAGAACAACAGCTCCGTCTTCCTCAAAGCGTTGTGTAAAGATGTGAAAACGTGCCAGAACATGCTGCACATCCTCTCCAGCCTGCTCAGGATCGCAGTGACCGCCGGTGTGCTCGGAGCCTACGTCCCTCTGGCCAAAATGGACTGGTACATCTTGACCTCCATCCCGAGCCGTGAGACAAAAATTATAGCCATCATCACCGGGGTCCAGCTGTTCTCCTCTGCACTCTGCTGCTGGTTTTCTTTGGTGGCCTGTAAGATGCACGCCCTGCGACGATGCTTCATCCTGCCTCTGTACCTTGCCTCTCTGGCCGTCATGGTTCTCTACGTTGTCCCTGTGATTGTTTTCTATCAAGACTACAGAATAAGTCTGAACGGGACCGCAATCAACTTCACAGGCTACTGCCATGAAGTTGTCGATGGAAGAAACCAAAGCCTGAATGGCAGCGTGTTCCCACAACTGGTTTTGGATGTTACACACTCTCTGTGCTTCCTGGACATGtccaaaataaatgacattggCATACTGACAG GTTCAGCAGTGTCCTGGTGGCTTGGTCTTGTGTTGGCCACCCTCCATCTGTGGTACCTCAATGTGTATCGTATCCAGAGGACCCAGGACATTTTCGTCAGGAGGCTGTTTGAGGGAGCCTTTATCGAGCAGTCCCTTCTCCTCAACACCCGATTCGACATCCAGAcgagaaacaggaaaaaaaa TTACAGGCCATTTGATACCTCAATGGTGTATCTGTGCGCAACAATGTGGCACGAAACCTACGATGAGATGATGAACATCATAATCTCCATCTTCAg ACTGGACAAGTACAGACCAAAGACAGCGCCAAAGTTCGACGATTTCACCTTTGAAACCCATATCTACTTTGACGACGCATTCAAAATAGTAGACGGGAGTCAGGGTAACCACCTCAACAATTATGGAAAGGACCTCGTGGAAATCCTCACAGAAGTTTATGG CATCTTCACAAACATCGACGACAAGTTCTTCAAGAAGAAGTATCAGATCCCCGAGCAGAAGATCATAAAGACGCCGTACGGAGGTCGTCTGGTGGTCACCATGCCTCATGGGAATTTGATCATAGTTCACTTCAAGGACAAAACACTCATCCGCCACAAGAAGAGATGGTCTCAG GTCATGTACCTTTACTATCTTCTGGGCTGGAAACTCATGACCAAACATTACGCAAGCTGGAATAAGGGAGAGGACGAGGCTGAGGTGAAAGCGGCGGTTGAGGTAAAtctacaaaaaacattt agagagaagcacaaCACCTACATCCTGGCATTAGATGGCGACACAGACTTCCAACCGGCTGCTGTGACGCTGCTCATCGATCGTTTGAAAATGTACCCCCGTGTCGGTGCGGCGTGTGGCAGGATCCACCCCACCGGATCAG GTCCCGCTGTGTGGTTCCAGAAGTTTGAATATGCCGTCAGTCATTGGCTGCAGAAGACAGCGGAGCACGTGATTGGTTGTGTGCTTTGCAGCCCCGGCTGCTTCAGTCTGTTCAGAGCAGAGGCGCTGATGGACGACAACGTGATGAAGAGATACTCCACCAAGTCCACCGAGGCAAGCCACTACATCCAGTACGACCAAG GTGAGGACCGCTGGCTGTGTACTCTGCTGCTGAAGCAAGGATGGAGGGTGGAGTACAATGCGGCATCTGATGCTTACACCAATGCACCTGAGGACTTCAAAGAACTCTACAACCAG CGTCGCCGATGGGGACCGTCCACAATGGCCAACGTCATTGATCTGCTTGGCTCCACCGGCATCATTTCAAAGCGAAACTCGTCCATGTCCAAACCGTTCATGTTCTACCAGCTCTTCGCCATCACCTCAGCCATTCTTGCCCCTGCTACAATCTGCCTGTTGATCGCAG GTAGTTTGACCTTCGTCCTAAACATAGATGCAAACAGTGCCCTGGTCTTGGCTGTGATACCGCCCATCATCTACCTGGGTCTTTGCTTCAAACTCAAATCAGACACTCAGATCACTATTGCAGCGTTCATGAGTATCATCTATGCATTCCTCATGTTGGTGGTGTCGATGTCCATTATTG GCTCGATGGTGAAGGATAACACCATCCTGACACCCAGCAGTATTTTCGTCATCGCCATGGCCTTGGTTTACATCATCACTGCGATAATGCATCCTCAGGAAATGCATCTGGTGTTCCACGGCTTTCTCTACATCCTCTGCATCCCCAGCGCCTACCTCCTGCTCACCATCTACTCTATGGCCAACATGAACAATGTGTCCTGGGGAACACGGGAGACAAAACCTACTGCAGGAGCTGCAACACCAGATCTCGTCGTCAAGCAAACAAGAACTCAGAAAG CCAAAAGCACCTTTCAACGGTTCTTCTCGTGGTGCAAGTGTTGTAAAAAACCCAACCAAAGATCTGGAGTAGTGCAACTCCCGGTCAACCAGGAGAACTTGATGACAGAGTCGGAACAGCCTGAACGAGGACCCATAAACACGATTGTGGGAGACGAAAGTATCCTAGAGGAACAGAC acaAGCAGAGCCTAATTTCGACGCTCCTGCCCAAT GTTTTGTCACACAACTGCAGGAAATGTCCCCTGACATGCAACTACAGGAGGACTCGCTGGACAAG ATTGAAGGTGtttctctgcaggaggaggaggcgttcTTCATAGAGCTTCAGGAGAAGTACCTGAAACCTCTGCAGGAcgacaaagagagacaggaaaagaTCATCAGCGACCTGCAAGTGCTGAGAAACAAG ATCAACTTTGCCTTCTTCATCATGAATGCCCTGTGGCTTGTGGCGACATTTACCCTCCAGCTCTTTCAGGCCTCCTTCTCCATCAAGATCCCCAAGGTCAACCTCCAGCTCCAGCACACCGGAGAATTCATACAAATTGATCCCATTTCCTTCATGTTCATTCTGGGATTCGCGACATCGGTTGTGATCCAGTTCCTTACTATGTTCTACCACAG AATCACCACTCTGATCCATTATGTCGCCTTTTTGGACACTGAACCCAAAGCGCAAAAGCTTGTGGAAGAACCATACCTGAAAGGCAAAAAG GAAAAATCTGAAACCAGCTCCGAGTCCATCGACGACACCATCAGCGAGGTGGACTTTGAATCTGACTCTGAGAGTGACGATGTGTACTTCGGCAGTGGTGATGGGACTATGGTGTAA